One genomic segment of Misgurnus anguillicaudatus chromosome 23, ASM2758022v2, whole genome shotgun sequence includes these proteins:
- the hsd11b1la gene encoding hydroxysteroid 11-beta-dehydrogenase 1-like protein isoform X1 yields MAPPVRIFSHFLTHVSDNIIVAFIAVQWSGPSFNPESLKGARVLVTGASTGIGEQLAYHYARLGAQLVITARRENVLAQVVKKCLEMGAQKALFIAADMANPTDSERVVHYTIDQLGGLDFLVLNHIGPSPYGMWDGDVEHIQWLLQVNFLSYVQMAQKALPTLESNKGSIVVVSSLLGKMPGPFALPYSATKFALNGFFGGLQHELAMQRSNVSVTICTLGLIDTDNAMEKIKGYIDMTAYPAHEAAWQIVAAGGSRQTEVFYPWYTYYACLFRDWFPYWRDLAIRNSYTYNP; encoded by the exons ATGGCTCCGCCTGTCCGAATTTTCTCCCACTTTTTGACACACGTATCAGATAA CATAATCGTCGCTTTCATTGCGGTTCAATGGAGTGGTCCGTCTTTTAACCCAG aGTCTTTAAAAGGAGCCCGGGTGCTGGTGACCGGTGCCAGCACAGGGATTGGTGAACAGTTGGCATATCACTATGCCCGTTTGGGAGCCCAGCTTGTTATCACGGCGAGAAGGGAAAATGTCTTAGCGCAG GTTGTAAAGAAGTGTCTGGAAATGGGTGCACAGAAAGCCTTGTTTATCGCTGCAGACATGGCCAACCCTACAGATTCGGAGCGGGTGGTGCATTACACGATCGATCAGCTTGGGGGGCTTGATTTCCTGGTTCTGAATCACATTGGGCCCAGTCCATATGGAATGTGGGATGGAGACGTAGAGCACATTCAATGGCTGCTACAG GTCAATTTTCTTAGTTATGTCCAGATGGCTCAGAAAGCTTTGCCAACACTTGAAAGTAACAAAGGATCGATAGTTGTGGTTTCCTCACTACTGG gaaaaatgCCCGGTCCTTTTGCATTGCCGTACTCTGCAACAAAGTTTGCCCTAAATGGCTTTTTTGGAGGGCTGCAACATGAACTAGCCATGCAAAGAAGCAACGTATCTGTCACCATCTGCACTCTCGGTCTTATCGACACAGACAATGCAATGGAAAAAATCAA AGGTTACATTGATATGACCGCCTACCCTGCACACGAAGCCGCTTGGCAGATAGTTGCAGCCGGAGGGTCTCGGCAGACGGAGGTCTTTTACCCCTGGTACACCTACTACGCTTGTCTCTTTAGGGATTGGTTCCCCTACTGGAGGGATCTGGCTATTCGAAATTCCTACACATATAATCCATAA
- the hsd11b1la gene encoding hydroxysteroid 11-beta-dehydrogenase 1-like protein isoform X2, translated as MKFKVKLFLFCSIIVAFIAVQWSGPSFNPESLKGARVLVTGASTGIGEQLAYHYARLGAQLVITARRENVLAQVVKKCLEMGAQKALFIAADMANPTDSERVVHYTIDQLGGLDFLVLNHIGPSPYGMWDGDVEHIQWLLQVNFLSYVQMAQKALPTLESNKGSIVVVSSLLGKMPGPFALPYSATKFALNGFFGGLQHELAMQRSNVSVTICTLGLIDTDNAMEKIKGYIDMTAYPAHEAAWQIVAAGGSRQTEVFYPWYTYYACLFRDWFPYWRDLAIRNSYTYNP; from the exons ATGAAGTTTAAAGTCAAGTTATTTTTGTTCTGCAGCATAATCGTCGCTTTCATTGCGGTTCAATGGAGTGGTCCGTCTTTTAACCCAG aGTCTTTAAAAGGAGCCCGGGTGCTGGTGACCGGTGCCAGCACAGGGATTGGTGAACAGTTGGCATATCACTATGCCCGTTTGGGAGCCCAGCTTGTTATCACGGCGAGAAGGGAAAATGTCTTAGCGCAG GTTGTAAAGAAGTGTCTGGAAATGGGTGCACAGAAAGCCTTGTTTATCGCTGCAGACATGGCCAACCCTACAGATTCGGAGCGGGTGGTGCATTACACGATCGATCAGCTTGGGGGGCTTGATTTCCTGGTTCTGAATCACATTGGGCCCAGTCCATATGGAATGTGGGATGGAGACGTAGAGCACATTCAATGGCTGCTACAG GTCAATTTTCTTAGTTATGTCCAGATGGCTCAGAAAGCTTTGCCAACACTTGAAAGTAACAAAGGATCGATAGTTGTGGTTTCCTCACTACTGG gaaaaatgCCCGGTCCTTTTGCATTGCCGTACTCTGCAACAAAGTTTGCCCTAAATGGCTTTTTTGGAGGGCTGCAACATGAACTAGCCATGCAAAGAAGCAACGTATCTGTCACCATCTGCACTCTCGGTCTTATCGACACAGACAATGCAATGGAAAAAATCAA AGGTTACATTGATATGACCGCCTACCCTGCACACGAAGCCGCTTGGCAGATAGTTGCAGCCGGAGGGTCTCGGCAGACGGAGGTCTTTTACCCCTGGTACACCTACTACGCTTGTCTCTTTAGGGATTGGTTCCCCTACTGGAGGGATCTGGCTATTCGAAATTCCTACACATATAATCCATAA
- the LOC141359554 gene encoding mast cell protease 1A-like, translated as MIILMLLLGALLPHLTLTGYANVGIINGKEADPHSRPYMVSVQKNGHHICGGFLVSEQFVMTAAHCFGDGDKLKVVVGAHDLNRKSDPIAVKFYHIHPGYDSKELLNDIMILQLKKTTKNIKNVESISIPKKDKDKAKTKCSVAGWGAQKTNGSVSKQLMEVDVTIVDNKDCNKKWDNQTTSRMICTFGKGGFCQGDSGGPLVCDGTAVGVVSFNEKNNCDKPTRPNVYTRISKFLTWINDILKGVKQDYDY; from the exons ATGATCATCTTAATGCTTCTGCTGGGTGCTTTGCTACCCCATTTGACCCTAACAG gaTATGCAAATGTAGGAATAATAAATGGAAAAGAGGCAGATCCACATTCCAGACCCTACATGGTTTCGGTTCAGAAAAATGGACACCACATCTGTGGTGGCTTTCTTGTGTCTGAACAGTTTGTCATGACGGCTGCGCACTGCTTTGGCGA TGGAGACAAACTGAAGGTTGTGGTTGGAGCTCATGATCTCAACCGCAAATCTGACCCTATAGCTGTGAAGTTTTACCACATCCATCCCGGTTATGACTCTAAAGAGCTGCTAAATGACATCATGATACTTCAG CTCAAAAAAACcaccaaaaacataaaaaatgtcgAATCGATCTCCATCCCCAAAAAAGACAAGGACAAGGCCAAGACCAAATGCAGTGTTGCAGGGTGGGGTGCACAGAAGACCAACGGTTCTGTAAGTAAACAACTTATGGAGGTTGATGTCACCATCGTTGACAACAAGGATTGTAATAAGAAATGGGATAATCAAACAACCTCAAGGATGATCTGTACATTTGGTAAAGGAGGATTTTGCCAG GGAGATTCTGGAGGTCCTTTGGTGTGTGACGGCACTGCAGTCGGTGTCGTTTCATTCAACGAGAAGAACAACTGCGACAAACCAACAAGGCCAAACGTCTACACCAGGATTTCAAAATTTTTGACCTGGATAAATGATATACTTAAAGGTGTAAAGCAAGATTATGATTATTAA